A single region of the Nocardioides sp. W7 genome encodes:
- a CDS encoding metallophosphoesterase — translation MKKPSLRPLALVAAAGLAGSLLGVVGPASAATVPGLAGTGTAADPVVIASAADLTAAAEAVNAQPGTYAALAYRVDADINYQGATFPTFHTFTGTFDGNGHAVSNIGGYATSASTGFFRSATNATIRDLTLVGVNVTVAGDPPTAGHFAAALVETGANVTVSGNSLIDSKVELLRSSITATNSRAAGLVNRISGASVIADNYLDNVDVIGKKYPSGLVNWVSGGSPTIERNLVVNTRVNEDTQGSGSSAAFVVLDPNATTTIRRNVVASGWIYMDANTGANRTFGTGWIAADKDGSATENLVNANNNRTFDDEGHVEQTVKTRGTGDYDLAWDSDIALESVPGDSGTTWRLGHDGSPATPEQLAERPTYEGIGWDFAAGAGTWRWEPVLGHPVPRQAQIPPLMQAGVTGSGTTADPYLIRSVSDLEAMQAAIASDYGVYGSDSFRLAADIDLEGAEFTGVDRFSGTFDGNGHTIANPTYAPSAGSADLGFFRELSGTVRGLTLSGVRLAPVAGTERVAALAVTAAGTTARPATITQVEITDAVLTAPDAAHGAGIVVESGAHTSVHDVDVEVEVTVGDLAAGVVGTVSADGVVRNNLIRQDTALDAASTDAIVGRDLGPETTVSGNVVVGDDGDGLDEHTKSTYTGLGWDFVDAWMWDVDTLLPRIKYVAPEEMPNRITSTFYGDPETQRAFTWYQDLADAVEPGAILSTDPRFPDDATSLFQAAAEESNEGETLYRVIAKNLTPGMTYYYRVGDTFTGKWSENGTFRTADGEDDFSFIGLTDTQARGGASEAAVSARTLDQALKTVPDSEFMVHAGDVVQLSEEELDWTDLFGKAQESLLATTIAPVAGNHDGMPDEFTQHFTLEAVDDQDTSAGVYYSYDYNDAHFAMLNTNEGKGGCQVHGLNNEAGCEIVSDEQVAWLREDVRKARENGAKWIVLTTHKGPFTAGAHPFDAEILKLRERLVPLIDELDIDLVLQGHDHYWSRTKELFSDPSSPVKARVADPASEVIEEVVGGVRVEYKVDPEGTLLVNPGTAGAKHYSQLEDGRPAEISEETYLGLFERLGGGLSFTSNTNPSYLGIEVTDGTLTVNRYEVDGNGRGYFAEGFGIDREMSAVDARLAALPEAADVTLEDAVEVAAARIAVKGLTKAQRGALDHLTRLEDAEARLRVLRGVASADGSEIAWADQGATYRQPVTVTNDQRRTLTDVPVRLEIDDTPDVGAETFALFTERSVPLPVEVETWQPGGTSVVWARLDQLTRQDSQVVWAYFGGLGSPDNDPRDVWSEDFDLVEHFATDVAAGEALTDSTGKVTGTLVGSALDAVTDSGSALPGSGSVRFDASRLQYDGNIGASAKKFTVSGIFSLTPDDMAAISGESNALVARSVPGADEPTMELGMRKTDGLFQALTPFDDATTPIAKDAEPHVVTVTFDEMTYAVFVDGEEASSAMAEGRRFPNLYDAPLTVGDSGVDPDDPNRLLEPFHGVVDELWIASVQFIPELDAFRADNYFGDAVGFGRRETKAADELVLALGRPGDGADVEAGPVDVFGSVSKRSVLTAAIDGKTVFEQQVEAGVFTVPVPVLTTGSGVEVTFTATTTAAPSLDSEPTVRRLDVTDTTAPAVPRTEAQRPANDSLRLQVTPRTDLAETVEAQYYANESVALGAQNLQVRTGETADRVPTALTPLSGTPGSELTPTTVGDDKNPFQIYRITLTEEQVAEDEWHFSWRGRADTRTVSAWVWDTVAQRWVLKESDASPEGSDVNLDVRTTAAEHPVSDERVLTVLVWRGLTELPWAESEDFDDVLPSADDYDWSFNHVGDTQLYSQATPWTMTEQFEYIADKAAERKTAMVVQAGDWVNKEEFEDEWQWRNAEPSAEALEEADIPLAISWGNHDYNESYNGRQMLQKYFPMQRFEDGLEGSPWTFGGSSDIDNYYYTGEINGAKILWLQLGHWSMEPGAENTADGVAWAQSVIGSHRDYSVIMSTHHHLWARDASNPYSNPLVNELIDPYPNVKLVLSGHQSGTFVTSRTNSGGTRVFSILTDYQTRAWGGHGFLKNLSVDAENNLIHVNTYSPWLQRTTSDGRWSQEVPKPNTPGYWGENSENYVIEVDLGGVQERTLDASRVTFASGAPETIGDPITLVGDQQGEVAFHPDLDVSQEWYAVLTDGSGNRVTSKTNIVRRVASFAIGYDLAGGALPGAENPTAYTSEDSVTLAAPTRTGYTFLGWTGPGLTSPTASVTIPAGSTGDRSYRAHWEVTSYGLDLDLAGGYLTQANPTEYTIETGALTLRNPRRSGYDFGGWTGPDLSGPTASVTIPAGSAGERAYVATWTSRGFPITYDLAGGTVTGNPTTYTVESAPFTLVKPTRPDHRFTGWTGTGLSRSETEVTVVPGTSGALAFTATWERLPQVASSVGVRLATVRRKPTHVNVTVTPAAGRSAATGRVVVKLTGKVTRWVQGKARKVVVSRTVAGRLVGGTARIALPRRLAAGRWKVVVTYTGDAQYQRARAKVLRFRL, via the coding sequence ATGAAGAAGCCCTCGCTGCGCCCCCTCGCCCTCGTCGCCGCCGCCGGGCTGGCCGGCTCCCTCCTGGGGGTCGTCGGCCCGGCATCGGCGGCCACCGTCCCCGGCCTCGCCGGCACCGGCACGGCCGCCGACCCCGTGGTCATCGCGTCCGCCGCCGACCTGACGGCGGCGGCCGAGGCGGTCAATGCCCAACCGGGGACGTACGCCGCCCTGGCGTACCGGGTCGACGCCGACATCAACTACCAGGGTGCGACGTTCCCGACGTTCCACACCTTCACCGGGACGTTCGACGGCAACGGGCACGCGGTGAGCAACATCGGCGGCTACGCGACCAGCGCGAGCACGGGGTTCTTCCGCAGCGCGACGAACGCGACCATCCGCGACCTCACCCTGGTGGGCGTGAACGTCACGGTCGCCGGGGACCCGCCGACGGCCGGTCACTTCGCGGCGGCCCTGGTCGAGACCGGCGCCAACGTCACGGTCAGCGGCAACTCGCTCATCGACTCCAAGGTGGAGCTGCTCAGGTCGTCCATCACCGCGACCAACTCCCGGGCGGCCGGCCTCGTCAACCGGATCTCGGGCGCCAGCGTCATCGCCGACAACTACCTCGACAACGTCGACGTCATCGGCAAGAAGTACCCCAGCGGCCTGGTCAACTGGGTCTCCGGCGGCAGCCCCACGATCGAGCGCAACCTCGTGGTGAACACGCGCGTCAACGAGGACACCCAGGGATCCGGCTCGTCCGCGGCCTTCGTCGTCCTCGACCCGAACGCCACCACCACCATCCGCAGGAACGTCGTCGCCTCCGGCTGGATCTACATGGACGCCAACACCGGCGCCAACCGCACCTTCGGCACCGGCTGGATCGCCGCGGACAAGGACGGCTCGGCGACCGAGAACCTGGTCAACGCCAACAACAACCGCACCTTCGACGACGAGGGCCACGTCGAGCAGACCGTCAAGACCCGCGGCACGGGCGACTACGACCTTGCCTGGGACAGCGACATCGCCCTCGAGTCCGTCCCGGGCGACTCCGGGACGACCTGGCGACTCGGCCACGACGGCTCCCCGGCCACGCCGGAACAGCTGGCGGAGCGGCCCACGTACGAGGGCATCGGCTGGGACTTCGCCGCCGGGGCCGGCACCTGGCGCTGGGAACCCGTGCTGGGCCACCCGGTGCCCCGGCAGGCGCAGATCCCGCCGCTCATGCAGGCCGGCGTCACCGGCTCCGGCACCACCGCCGACCCGTACCTGATCCGCTCGGTGAGCGACCTCGAGGCGATGCAGGCGGCGATCGCGTCCGACTACGGGGTCTACGGGTCCGACTCGTTCCGCCTCGCCGCCGACATCGACCTCGAGGGCGCCGAGTTCACCGGCGTGGACCGCTTCTCCGGCACCTTCGACGGCAACGGCCACACCATCGCGAACCCCACGTACGCGCCCAGCGCGGGCTCCGCCGACCTCGGCTTCTTCCGCGAGCTGTCCGGCACCGTCCGCGGGCTCACCCTGTCCGGCGTGCGGCTCGCCCCGGTCGCCGGCACCGAGCGGGTGGCCGCTCTCGCGGTGACCGCCGCCGGGACCACGGCGAGGCCCGCCACGATCACCCAGGTCGAGATCACCGACGCCGTGCTCACGGCCCCGGACGCCGCTCACGGCGCGGGGATCGTCGTCGAGTCGGGTGCGCACACGTCGGTACACGACGTCGACGTCGAGGTCGAGGTCACCGTCGGCGACCTCGCGGCCGGCGTGGTCGGGACGGTCTCCGCCGACGGCGTCGTGCGGAACAACCTGATCCGTCAGGACACCGCGCTCGACGCAGCGAGCACCGACGCGATCGTCGGGCGCGACCTCGGGCCCGAGACGACCGTCAGCGGCAACGTCGTCGTCGGCGACGACGGCGACGGCCTCGACGAGCACACGAAGTCGACGTACACCGGCCTGGGCTGGGACTTCGTCGACGCCTGGATGTGGGACGTCGACACGCTGCTGCCGCGGATCAAGTACGTCGCGCCCGAGGAGATGCCGAACCGGATCACCTCGACCTTCTACGGCGACCCCGAGACCCAGCGCGCCTTCACCTGGTACCAGGACCTCGCCGACGCGGTGGAACCGGGTGCGATCCTCAGCACCGACCCGCGCTTCCCCGACGACGCGACCTCGCTGTTCCAGGCCGCGGCCGAGGAGAGCAACGAGGGCGAGACCCTCTACCGCGTCATCGCGAAGAACCTGACGCCGGGGATGACCTACTACTACCGCGTCGGCGACACCTTCACCGGGAAGTGGAGCGAGAACGGGACGTTCCGGACCGCTGACGGCGAGGACGACTTCTCCTTCATCGGGCTGACCGACACCCAGGCCCGCGGCGGCGCCAGCGAGGCCGCCGTGTCTGCCAGGACCCTGGACCAGGCACTCAAGACGGTGCCGGACTCGGAGTTCATGGTGCACGCGGGCGACGTGGTGCAGCTCAGCGAGGAGGAGCTCGACTGGACCGACCTGTTCGGGAAGGCCCAGGAGAGCCTGTTGGCGACCACCATCGCGCCGGTCGCGGGCAACCACGACGGCATGCCGGACGAGTTCACCCAGCACTTCACGCTCGAGGCGGTCGACGACCAGGACACCTCGGCCGGCGTCTACTACTCCTACGACTACAACGACGCCCACTTCGCCATGCTCAACACCAACGAGGGCAAGGGTGGCTGCCAGGTCCACGGGCTCAACAACGAGGCCGGGTGCGAGATCGTCAGCGACGAGCAGGTCGCCTGGTTGCGCGAGGACGTCCGCAAGGCGCGCGAGAACGGCGCGAAGTGGATCGTCCTCACCACCCACAAGGGGCCGTTCACCGCCGGCGCCCACCCGTTCGACGCCGAGATCCTGAAGCTGCGCGAGCGTCTGGTGCCGCTCATCGACGAGCTCGACATCGACCTCGTGCTCCAGGGGCATGACCACTATTGGTCGCGCACCAAGGAGCTGTTCTCCGACCCGTCGTCCCCGGTCAAGGCCCGGGTCGCCGATCCCGCGTCCGAGGTCATCGAGGAGGTCGTCGGCGGGGTCCGGGTCGAGTACAAGGTCGATCCCGAGGGCACCCTGCTCGTCAACCCGGGGACGGCGGGTGCCAAGCACTACAGCCAGCTCGAGGACGGCCGGCCGGCGGAGATCAGCGAGGAGACCTACCTCGGCCTGTTCGAGCGTCTCGGCGGCGGCCTCAGCTTCACCAGCAACACCAACCCGTCCTACCTCGGGATCGAGGTCACCGACGGCACGCTGACCGTGAACCGGTACGAGGTCGACGGCAACGGCCGCGGCTACTTCGCCGAGGGCTTCGGCATCGACCGGGAGATGTCCGCAGTGGACGCCCGGCTCGCGGCCCTCCCGGAGGCGGCCGACGTGACCCTGGAGGACGCGGTGGAGGTCGCGGCCGCGCGGATCGCGGTCAAGGGGCTGACCAAGGCCCAGCGCGGCGCCCTGGACCACCTCACGCGGCTCGAGGATGCCGAGGCGAGGCTGCGGGTGCTCCGTGGCGTCGCGTCGGCCGATGGCAGCGAGATCGCGTGGGCGGACCAGGGGGCGACGTACCGCCAGCCGGTCACCGTCACCAACGACCAGCGGCGCACCCTCACCGACGTGCCCGTCCGGCTGGAGATCGACGACACCCCCGACGTCGGGGCCGAGACCTTCGCACTGTTCACCGAGCGCAGCGTCCCGCTCCCCGTCGAGGTCGAGACCTGGCAGCCGGGCGGCACCTCGGTCGTCTGGGCACGGCTCGACCAGCTGACGAGGCAGGACTCCCAGGTCGTCTGGGCCTACTTCGGTGGCCTGGGCTCGCCCGACAACGACCCGCGGGACGTGTGGAGCGAGGACTTCGACCTCGTCGAGCACTTCGCCACCGACGTCGCGGCCGGGGAGGCCCTGACCGACTCGACCGGGAAGGTCACCGGCACGCTGGTCGGCTCCGCGCTCGATGCGGTCACCGACTCCGGGTCCGCCCTGCCGGGCAGCGGCTCGGTGCGCTTCGACGCCTCGCGACTGCAGTACGACGGCAACATCGGCGCGAGCGCCAAGAAGTTCACCGTCTCGGGCATCTTCAGCCTCACCCCCGACGACATGGCCGCCATCAGCGGCGAGAGCAACGCCCTGGTGGCGCGCAGCGTGCCCGGGGCCGACGAGCCCACCATGGAGCTCGGCATGCGCAAGACGGACGGCCTGTTCCAGGCGCTCACCCCGTTCGACGACGCCACCACGCCGATCGCCAAGGACGCCGAGCCGCACGTCGTCACGGTCACCTTCGACGAGATGACCTACGCGGTGTTCGTCGACGGCGAGGAGGCCTCCTCGGCGATGGCCGAGGGGCGGCGGTTCCCGAACCTCTACGACGCCCCGCTCACCGTCGGCGACTCCGGCGTCGACCCGGACGACCCCAACCGGCTGCTCGAGCCGTTCCACGGGGTCGTCGACGAGCTCTGGATCGCCAGCGTGCAGTTCATCCCGGAGCTGGACGCGTTCCGCGCCGACAACTACTTCGGCGACGCCGTCGGGTTCGGCAGGCGGGAGACGAAGGCCGCCGACGAGCTCGTGCTCGCGCTGGGCCGACCCGGCGACGGCGCTGACGTCGAGGCCGGTCCGGTCGATGTGTTCGGGTCGGTGTCGAAGCGCTCCGTGCTGACCGCCGCGATCGACGGGAAGACGGTCTTCGAACAGCAGGTCGAGGCAGGCGTGTTCACGGTGCCGGTGCCGGTGCTGACCACCGGGTCGGGCGTGGAGGTCACCTTCACCGCCACGACGACCGCGGCGCCGAGCCTCGACTCCGAGCCGACGGTGCGCCGCCTCGACGTCACCGACACGACCGCCCCCGCCGTACCGCGCACCGAGGCGCAGCGTCCCGCCAACGACTCGCTCCGGCTGCAGGTCACCCCGCGGACCGACCTCGCGGAGACCGTCGAGGCCCAGTACTACGCGAACGAGTCGGTCGCGCTGGGTGCGCAGAACCTGCAGGTCCGCACCGGCGAGACCGCCGACCGGGTGCCCACCGCGCTCACCCCGCTCAGCGGGACTCCTGGGAGCGAGCTCACGCCCACGACCGTCGGCGACGACAAGAATCCCTTCCAGATCTACCGCATCACTCTGACCGAGGAGCAGGTCGCCGAGGACGAGTGGCACTTCTCCTGGCGGGGCCGGGCCGACACGCGCACCGTGTCGGCCTGGGTGTGGGACACCGTGGCGCAGCGGTGGGTGCTGAAGGAGTCCGACGCCAGCCCCGAGGGATCGGACGTCAACCTCGACGTCCGGACCACCGCGGCCGAGCACCCGGTGTCCGACGAGCGGGTGCTCACCGTGCTCGTCTGGCGTGGTCTCACCGAGCTGCCCTGGGCCGAGAGCGAGGACTTCGACGACGTCCTGCCGTCGGCCGACGACTACGACTGGTCGTTCAACCACGTCGGCGACACCCAGCTCTACTCCCAGGCGACGCCGTGGACGATGACGGAGCAGTTCGAGTACATCGCGGACAAGGCCGCCGAGCGCAAGACCGCGATGGTCGTCCAGGCCGGCGACTGGGTCAACAAGGAGGAGTTCGAGGACGAATGGCAGTGGCGTAACGCCGAGCCCTCCGCCGAGGCCCTGGAGGAGGCGGACATCCCGCTCGCCATCTCCTGGGGCAACCATGACTACAACGAGTCCTACAACGGCCGTCAGATGCTCCAGAAGTACTTCCCGATGCAGCGCTTCGAGGACGGACTCGAGGGCTCGCCGTGGACCTTCGGCGGCAGCTCCGACATCGACAACTACTACTACACCGGCGAGATCAACGGCGCGAAGATCCTCTGGCTCCAGCTGGGGCACTGGTCGATGGAGCCGGGTGCCGAGAACACGGCGGACGGTGTCGCCTGGGCCCAGTCGGTCATCGGGTCGCACCGCGACTACAGCGTCATCATGTCGACCCACCACCACCTGTGGGCGCGCGACGCGAGCAACCCGTACTCGAACCCGTTGGTCAACGAGCTGATCGACCCCTACCCGAACGTCAAGCTCGTGCTGTCCGGCCACCAGTCCGGGACGTTCGTGACCTCGCGGACCAACAGCGGCGGCACCCGCGTGTTCTCGATCCTGACCGACTACCAGACCCGGGCCTGGGGCGGCCACGGCTTCCTGAAGAACCTCAGCGTCGACGCCGAGAACAACCTCATCCACGTCAACACCTACAGCCCCTGGCTGCAGCGGACGACGTCCGACGGTCGCTGGAGCCAGGAGGTCCCCAAGCCGAACACGCCGGGCTACTGGGGCGAGAACTCGGAGAACTACGTCATCGAGGTGGACCTCGGCGGCGTCCAGGAGCGCACCCTGGACGCCTCGCGCGTGACGTTCGCCTCCGGCGCGCCGGAGACGATCGGTGACCCGATCACCCTCGTCGGCGACCAGCAGGGCGAGGTCGCCTTCCACCCGGACCTGGACGTGTCGCAGGAGTGGTACGCCGTCCTGACGGACGGCTCGGGCAACAGGGTCACCTCGAAGACGAACATCGTGCGACGGGTCGCCTCCTTCGCGATCGGCTACGACCTGGCCGGCGGGGCGCTCCCGGGTGCCGAGAACCCGACGGCGTACACCTCCGAGGACTCCGTCACGCTGGCCGCGCCGACGCGCACCGGCTACACCTTCCTCGGGTGGACGGGCCCCGGCCTGACGTCGCCGACGGCGTCGGTCACGATCCCGGCGGGCTCGACCGGCGACCGCAGCTACCGCGCGCACTGGGAGGTGACCTCCTACGGGTTGGACCTGGACCTCGCGGGCGGCTACCTCACCCAGGCGAACCCGACCGAGTACACGATCGAGACGGGTGCGCTGACCCTGCGCAACCCGCGGCGCTCGGGCTACGACTTCGGCGGGTGGACCGGCCCCGACCTGTCCGGGCCGACCGCCTCGGTCACCATCCCAGCCGGCTCGGCCGGCGAGCGCGCCTACGTCGCCACCTGGACCTCGCGAGGCTTCCCGATCACCTACGACCTCGCCGGCGGCACGGTGACGGGCAACCCGACGACGTACACCGTCGAGTCCGCGCCGTTCACGCTGGTGAAGCCCACGCGTCCCGACCACCGGTTCACCGGCTGGACCGGAACCGGACTGAGCCGGAGCGAGACCGAGGTCACCGTGGTGCCCGGCACCAGCGGCGCCCTCGCGTTCACCGCGACCTGGGAGCGGCTGCCCCAGGTGGCGTCCTCGGTGGGCGTGAGGCTCGCGACGGTCAGACGGAAGCCGACCCATGTCAACGTCACGGTGACGCCCGCAGCCGGTCGGTCCGCGGCCACCGGCAGGGTCGTCGTGAAGCTGACCGGCAAGGTGACGAGGTGGGTCCAGGGCAAGGCGAGGAAGGTCGTCGTCTCCCGGACCGTCGCGGGCAGGCTCGTGGGCGGTACGGCGCGGATCGCGTTGCCGAGGCGCCTCGCGGCCGGGCGGTGGAAGGTCGTCGTCACCTACACGGGCGACGCGCAGTACCAGCGCGCCCGCGCGAAGGTCCTCAGGTTCCGACTGTAA